One window of the Ictidomys tridecemlineatus isolate mIctTri1 chromosome 11, mIctTri1.hap1, whole genome shotgun sequence genome contains the following:
- the Pdzk1ip1 gene encoding PDZK1-interacting protein 1 isoform X2, with protein MSAFNLVILGLLTSVPPASCQQGLGNLQPWMQGLIAVAVFLVLVAIAFAVNHFWCQEEPEPGNMVMTVGNKADGILVGMDGRYSSTVASFRSSEHKNAYENALEEEESKVRSTAM; from the exons ATGTCAGCCTTCAACCTGGTCATTCTGGGCCTGCTCACCTCAGTGCCACCTGCCAGCTGTCAACAAG GTTTGGGGAACCTGCAGCCCTGGATGCAGGGCCTCATTGCAGTGGCCGTGTTCCTGGTTCTGGTTGCAATTGCTTTTGCCGTTAACCACTTCTGGTGCCAGGAAGAGCC GGAGCCTGGAAACATGGTCATGACTGTTGGGAACAAGGCAGATGGGATCCTGGTGGGAATGGATGGAAGGTACTCCTCTACGGTGGCCAGCTTCAG GTCCAGTGAGCACAAAAATGCCTATGAGAacgccctggaggaggaggagagcaagGTCCGCAGCACCGCCATGTGA
- the Pdzk1ip1 gene encoding PDZK1-interacting protein 1 isoform X1 — MWSPGRNCGGSMGLQDPTVLSGSQANTTNTPSSSRSSVSSRGGKAQELPAAMSAFNLVILGLLTSVPPASCQQGLGNLQPWMQGLIAVAVFLVLVAIAFAVNHFWCQEEPEPGNMVMTVGNKADGILVGMDGRYSSTVASFRSSEHKNAYENALEEEESKVRSTAM, encoded by the exons ATGTGGAGCCCAGGCAGGAACTGTGGGGGCAGTATGGGGCTCCAG gATCCGACTGTGCTCAGTGGATCTCAGGCAAACACCACCAACAcccccagcagctccagaagctCAGTCAGCAGCCGCGGAGGGAAGGCCCAGGAGCTACCTGCAGCCATGTCAGCCTTCAACCTGGTCATTCTGGGCCTGCTCACCTCAGTGCCACCTGCCAGCTGTCAACAAG GTTTGGGGAACCTGCAGCCCTGGATGCAGGGCCTCATTGCAGTGGCCGTGTTCCTGGTTCTGGTTGCAATTGCTTTTGCCGTTAACCACTTCTGGTGCCAGGAAGAGCC GGAGCCTGGAAACATGGTCATGACTGTTGGGAACAAGGCAGATGGGATCCTGGTGGGAATGGATGGAAGGTACTCCTCTACGGTGGCCAGCTTCAG GTCCAGTGAGCACAAAAATGCCTATGAGAacgccctggaggaggaggagagcaagGTCCGCAGCACCGCCATGTGA